A window from Macaca thibetana thibetana isolate TM-01 chromosome 7, ASM2454274v1, whole genome shotgun sequence encodes these proteins:
- the LOC126958028 gene encoding olfactory receptor 4Q2, whose protein sequence is MDKNQTEVVREFFLSGFSQTSSIEAGLFVLFLFFYVSTWVGNVLIMVTVASDKYLNSSPMYFLLGNLSFLDLCYSTVTTPKLLADFLNHEKLISYDQCIVQLFFLHLVGAAEMFLLTVMAYDRYVAICRHLHYTTVMSRGLCCVLVAASWMGGFVHSTVQTILTIRLPFCGPNQVDNFFCDVPPVIKLACADTFVIELLMVSNSGLISTSSFVVLISSYTTILVKIRSKEGRRKALSTCASHLMVVTLFFGPCIFIYARPFSTFSMDKMVSVLYNVITPMLNPLIYTLRNKEVKSAMQKLWVRTGLMWRDQET, encoded by the coding sequence ATGgataaaaaccaaacagaagtggtgagagaatTTTTCTTGTCAGGCTTCTCACAGACATCATCTATTGAAGCAGGGCtatttgttctatttcttttcttctatgtgTCCACTTGGGTGGGCAATGTCCTCATCATGGTCACAGTGGCATCTGATAAATACCTGAACTCATCACCCATGTATTTCCTTCTTGGCAACCTCTCATTTCTGGACCTATGTTATTCAACAGTAACGACCCCTAAGCTTCTGGCTGACTTTCTTAATCATGAGAAACTCATTTCCTATGACCAATGCATTGTGCAACTCTTCTTCCTCCATTTAGTAGGGGCAGCTGAGATGTTCCTGCTCACAGTGATGGCCTACGATCGCTATGTTGCAATCTGTCGCCACCTGCACTACACCACTGTCATGAGTCGGGGGTTATGCTGTGTGTTGGTTGCTGCCTCCTGGATGGGAGGATTTGTGCACTCCACTGTCCAGACCATTCTCACTATCCGTCTACCCTTTTGTGGGCCAAACCAGGTAGACAACTTTTTTTGTGATGTTCCCCCTGTCATCAAACTTGCCTGTGCTGACACTTTTGTCATTGAATTGCTCATGGTATCTAACAGTGGGTTGATCTCCACCAGCTCCTTTGTGGTGTTAATTTCCTCCTACACCACTATCCTAGTCAAGATTCGCTCCAAGGAAGGAAGGCGAAAGGCACTTTCCACGTGTGCCTCTCACCTCATGgtggtaacactgttttttggACCCTGTATTTTCATCTACGCTCGTCCTTTCTCTACATTTTCTATGGACAAGATGGTGTCTGTACTCTACAATGTTATTACACCAATGCTAAACCCCCTCATCTACACACTTCGGAACAAGGAGGTAAAGTCAGCTATGCAGAAGCTCTGGGTCAGAACTGGACTTATGTGGAGAGACCAGGAGACATGA
- the LOC126959401 gene encoding olfactory receptor 4K14 yields MHMQNYSLVSEFAFHGLCTSRHLQNLFFIFFFGIYVAIMLGNLLILVTVISDPRLHSSPMYFLLGNLSFLDMWLASFATPKMIRDFLSDRKLISFGGCMAQIFFLHFTGGAEMVLLVSMAYDRYVAICKPLHYMTLMSWQTCIKLVLASWVIGFVHSISQVAFTANLPYCGPSEVDSFFCDLPLVIKLACMDTYVLGIIMISDSGLLSLSCFLLLLISYAVILLTVRQRAAGSTSKALSTCSAHIMVVTLFFGPYIFIYVWPFSRFSVDKLLSVFYTIFTPLLNPIIYTLRNEEMKAAMKKLQNQLMTFQ; encoded by the coding sequence ATGCACATGCAGAACTATTCCTTGGTGTCAGAATTTGCGTTTCATGGACTCTGCACTTCACGACATCTTCAaaatttgttctttatatttttcttcggGATCTATGTGGCCATTATGCTGGGTAACCTTCTCATTTTGGTCACTGTAATTTCTGATCCCCGCCTGCATTCCTCCCCTATGTACTTCCTGCTGGGGAACCTATCTTTCCTGGACATGTGGTTGGCTTCATTTGCCACTCCCAAGATGATCAGGGATTTCCTTAGTGATCGAAAACTCATCTCCTTTGGAGGATGTATGGCTCAAATCTTCTTCTTGCACTTTACTGGTGGGGCTGAGATGGTGCTCCTGGTTTCCATGGCCTATGACAGATATGTAGCCATATGCAAACCCTTGCATTacatgactttgatgagttggcAGACTTGCATCAAGCTGGTGCTGGCTTCATGGGTCATTGGATTTGTGCACTCCATCAGTCAAGTGGCTTTCACTGCAAATTTACCTTACTGTGGCCCCAGTGAGGTAGACAGCTTCTTCTGTGACCTCCCTCTGGTGATCAAACTTGCCTGCATGGACACCTATGTCTTGGGTATAATTATGATCTCAGACAGTGGGTTGCTTTCCTTGAGCTGTTTTCTGCTCCTCCTGATCTCCTACGCTGTGATCCTCCTCACTGTCAGACAGCGTGCTGCCGGTAGCACATCCAAAGCACTCTCCACTTGCTCTGCACATATCATGGTAGTGACGCTGTTCTTTGgcccttacatttttatttatgtgtggCCTTTCAGTAGGTTTTCTGTTGACAAGCTGCTGTCTGTGTTTTATACCATTTTTACTCCACTCCTGAACCCCATTATCTACACACTGAGAAATGAGGAGATGAAAGcagctatgaagaaactgcaaaacCAACTCATGACTTTTCAATGA